Below is a window of Perca flavescens isolate YP-PL-M2 chromosome 12, PFLA_1.0, whole genome shotgun sequence DNA.
AGCAGACATACACTTATCTGGACCTGATACGCACCCCTAACATAAGGAATATTACAATTCTGAGTGTTTTTATATGGTAACGCGacttcttttctctgtttatAACTTTCCTAAATATGATTGTGCATGATGTACTTTATTCTATACCAAGTAATTcccttcttttctctgtttatAACTTTCCTAAATATGATTGTAAGTAAATATGAAATAAGCTCAAGTAGTTGACATTTCAATAAAGGAAATAACAACATAAAGGAATAGGATGCAAATATAAGAGATGATCTCATATAAGGCAGATAGAATGCCAATAAAATGTATGTTGGAATGTATGGAAGTGCATCTAAAAATGATAAACTGGTTATACAAAAACAAGCACAATTGAAATATGTGACAGTAAAGTTCAAACCATAAAATAGTAATATAAAGAGGAAATTTGAAGTGATGCAATaatggaaaagaaaacattgtTAAGTGTAGACCTCAAAACCTTgttctcacactcaaatagccACTGCTCGCGCTAAGTTGCAGTGGAGTCTGCTGACCTGTGTGAAAGGCTGTTCTAAAGCCGAGGGGCCGTGACCGAAAACGCACGGTCACCAATTGGTGACAGTCTGGTCAGTGGAACAGCtctaaaacatgttttagaGCAAACTGAATGACAGCTTTATATCTTAGTTTGTGACAATGTTAACAGTTCTTCTCtcatctgtctctgtttctctttgtaTCTCAAAGCTGCTGCTGTCCAAAGGAAACAGCTGCAGCCCAGCTACAACTGAAAAGGCTGTAAAGAAATGAGTAACAGCGCCCTCTGCTGAAAGGAAATCACAGTGCAAGAGTGGAGTGATCACAGacaaaagcaaaataaatgCATAGTATTTCTGTTTTCTGATGTGTTGGGCAGACATTGTTGTTTAATAGAGATAGCCTCTGAGCTTCTCAGGTCTTCACACAGTACAGAATGAGATACATCAGTTGCATTTATGTCATCTTGAAATATTTGTAGCTGGATTACATTTTCTCAAACCCAGGCTATAGTTTATTGAGGACAAAACTGACTTTAAGGTTTAGAACACACACAGGGTTATATAATGCAGTTGTAGCCTGCTCCATTTAGGCTACACACAAAATAAACTGTAAATTGCACAATTTTGTCCAATAAATGTACACATGTAACAACTGATGATATTTAAAATGGGTATAATGTTTAATAAATTCCAGGATTGTAGGCCTGCATTGAATGTTTTGATGGTCTTGGACTATAAATATGTCATTTTTGTGACCATTCTGTGGGCTCAGCTGGAgagggcacacacacaagccacgCATATTATTTTGTAAACAAGGGCAGATCATTATTCTTTCAAGGGGTTCAGAATGTATAGCTTTGCAACTGATTCTTGTACCACAAGTACAGGTCTTATCATAAACCTGGATTACCAGCTGGTCAAAGCAAACAACTTAATTGGTTTTGGTAATTGTAAATGTATTGAAGTGAAAGTGCATTACATATTGCATTATAATCCTGTGATCCTatgttgaaatgtatttttattttagtaaatattgtGTTGTTATACACAAAAAACAGCATGGAAACAACTTTTGTTATTCTAGTATAACAGCACTGGTTTTTGATCAATAGGTTTCTACATGGGCATGCCATGACCATGTGCACCACATGGATGTTGTATAATAAAGCCATGGCACCGacgtggatgtattaagagaacgggtTTAGATAAGAACTCGGATGCGACAGTTTACATTCACAATGAATGCACTGAGAGCAGTAGGTAGGGGTGGTGGTGCCTAACAGCAAATATTGCAAAGATAAGTTgctgggttggatcagtgggtagagcagtcgcactgagaggtttatacctcaacacagaggtccagggttcgaatccgacctgcgacgatttcctgcatgtcttacctagctgtcctatcaattaaaggcggaaaagtccaaaaaaataatccttaAAAAGCATGTGGATGCTGTATGCTAAGCTGGTAATCGGATCTGCTGGACCAGATTGGGATAAAATGGTCATTTTCTAGGATGGCGGAAGGAAAAATCTATTATTCAATGGGAGGGCGAAGGcatgacccgccctactctgactctaattggctagtactcgttgctTCATTGGTTGGATTGGCTAGGTTTATGCATGAAGAGTGgaattggttagggttagggtacgAAGTAAGAATAcaagggtaagccaatcagaggctaAATaaagcagagtagggcgggacatACCTTCGTCATCCTAGGAAACGCAAATTCGCGTGATCTTCACAGGAGCGAAACAAGCTTCGGTATCATCATCCGCCCATCTCTATACTGGACAGCGACCCACACACCTGTTACTAGCGGAAAGAAGGGACAAGGATAAACTAACCGACAGTACAGCACCATGTTTCTAACTTAACTGTTAACTGGGTGGGGATACGGCACTGGCATAGCGTTTGTAAAGTAAATCTCGTAACGTTACTATCACGCAacagctaactaacgttagctagctagtagatGGAGTTAGCTAACGTGGAGTGCTGCTAGTAACGTTAATGGCTCTGGTTTTGAAAATATTCTGTTTGCCATTATgttgtaacgttaacgttacttaacttaatctagctaacgttaatgtaaGGTTAGCTAACGTAAGCGTGAATAGTGCGTCACTCTTTTTAATAATTTGTAGATTTGCTCATTGTGAATCAGAAAGAGAGATCATTTAAGTAGAGTCGGAGGGCAATCCAGTGTAACAAGTTGAACCTGATAACGTTAAGTTAGGTCCTATTTACTTGGGTTAACTTTCCCACTAATAACTAACGGGAAACGCCCATAGTTAGCTAGTCCAGATAGCATTTACGAGATAAATAACGTTAcctgtttttgttatttaaccACGTTTAACCAAACGTTTGTTCAGGAAGTAAAACTTCATGctgatcaaaaataacattaGCAGTCATTTTCCGTTCAGAAAGCTCTAGCTACGCAGAGACAGTTAGGATTAGTAAAGTATCATTTGTAGCCCTGAGAAAAGTGTCACTTGAGCCAACGACATAGTTTATCCACAAGTGAGCATGGCTCCTAAAAGGAGACCAGTGCCAGGCCCCTTAAAGATTCCTCCTGCTGGCGACGGATTATCGACCTCCATCAACACTGATGTTGCATCAGAGTAAGTTATTTTACTAATCCCAGTATTATCCTAATACAGTGCAGTGGTTCACAAACTTTTCCATGTCAAGGACTCCTTAACTGAGACAAAATTAGACCATGTACCCCCATTTGATAAGATTTTGTCCCAGGGTCCCCCCATCTGAtaggatttttattttaaatgttttattacataAAGTGTATGAAACCTGTGACCAAAATAGTCAaacattctgtcattgtgtaacttatggatggaattatagtgaaaataaagtattccctttttttgttgttgctgggAACCACCTGGGCCCCGTACCCCACTTTGGGGACAACTGTCCCACAGTAATATAGCTTATAAACTAAATATGTTAACATTTCATCATTTCTTTTGCCCAAAAGGTGCTTTATTCCTGTTCTATCTCGTTTTTCACAGGGCCAATTTAGAGGCACTTAAAAGAATACTGGAAGAGTTGGACCTGGATGAACAACAGAAGAAAAGGTTAGAAGCTTTCCTTAGCCAGAAGGCCAAGGTGGGCGAGTTGAGAGATGATGACTTTCAACGTGTCTGTGAGCTGGGTGCAGGCAATGGAGGAGTTGTCACTAAGGAATGCCACAAATCTTCAGGAATAATCATGGCCAGAAAGGTGAGCTACAAATTACACTATTACATCAATGATATGAATATGATCCAAGTGAACCTGGTAGTAAAACCTTGTTGATTTTTGTTTCAAGTTGTCTTATCGTAAAACGCACTCAATATAACAATTCTCTTTTTTCATTTAGCTCATTCATCTTGAAATTAAACCTGCTATCAGAAACCAGATCATCCGTGAACTTCAGGTGCTCCATGAGTGTAACTCTCCCTACATTGTGGGCTTCTATGGAGCATTTTACAGCGATGGAGAGATCAGCATCTGCATGGAACACATGGTAAGAGAATAAGAGGATGTGACTGTGCTGGTTAAGGTATTAAGGCTATTTCTATAATGATCTATTAGTTTCAAGGATTGTGACAttgaataaagtaaaaaaaatactggtctacatacagtatgtcagtcCCATGTTTAAgcacatgttattttttttcttggtcTACTGGTTGTTGGATCTCATTTGTATGTTGCTTTTGACAAAAGCATTTGCCAAATGATTACATGTAAATTTTAAGTGTGATTGTTATGGTAAAATGTGAGGCAAATTCATTGTGGATGACAAAATGACACAGTACCGTATCAGACATGTATAAGTTCCACAGAACAATGTACAATGTACCTGTTCAGTAAATGTACTCCATGCACATTACAATAATGGGAAAGATGTGATCCTTTTGAAATGCCATTCAtacagaatgtgtgtgtttttagcgATCTGTATTACGATCTGCTGTGTTCTTTGTCGTTTCCCTTTATTGTGCAGGATGGTGGATCTCTAGACCAGGTGCTGAAGGAAGCTAAGAGGATTCCGGAAGAGATTCTGGGCAAAGTCAGCATTGCTGTAAGTGTATCGTTATCTTctgtatattataatattatgtGATATTACATTGTTggcatcaataaaaaaaaaaaaaaaaaaacagtttacatttttctgTTTAGATAAAACAATTTCAATTGGGCCCTACCTGTTCCCTTCAGGGATAGCGGACTGATTAACATTGTCCCCTGCACAAATGAAATTCCTCCACCCAAAATAAAGTAATTTGATGGGTTTTATGCTTGTTTCTATTTGCTGTTTTCACATTAAGTGTATTTACAATTATTGACTTGTGTAACTCCGCTTTTTGAAACAGGTTTTGAGAGGCCTTGCGTACCTAAGAGAAAAACACCAAATCATGCATAGaggtagtgttttttttcatggggTTAATGACTAATTCTTTTATTTCATCTGTAAAGCGTAAGCACAATTGTATGTTGTTCAAAATGTGTGTTATTCTGTTCATTCACATGGTCACATGCCAAGGATAGTACAAATTGAAATGCTAACCTCTATGTTAATATTAGGGTTGTAGTCCATACAATGGTTGGTAAAGATTGTCCCTTTAGCCTACATTCTGTTACAGATTTTGAGTCAGGTAAAgtctttttaatactttttttttttttttaaccctcagATGTGAAGCCTTCGAACATACTGGTGAACTCTCGTGGGGAGATCAAGTTGTGTGACTTCGGTGTAAGCGGGCAGCTCATAGACTCTATGGCCAATTCCTTTGTTGGGACAAGATCCTATATGTCGGTATGTTGGTCCTCTACGAATTATACCTCAAAAAGATCAACTCAGTTTAGTACTTCCACATTAATGTGATCAGTTACCTTCAAATGAAATTTTTCCATCCTTTATTGCATTGTGTATACCACTAATGTCCATTAAAACAATATTAACCTAACTTCAACCGGTGCCTCAATTTAAAAATATCTTAGCCATTTGATTTGAAATTATTCAATGCTTGAACAGTAAGCAACAGttttgttaatgtgtgtgttttttttttttatttgttttttttatgtttgctgTGCAGCCTGAGAGATTGCAGGGAACCCACTATTCTGTGCAGTCAGATGTGTGGAGTATGGGTCTGTCCCTTGTGGAGCTGTCAATCGGACGCTTCCCCATCCCTCCTCCAGATGCTAAAGAACTGGAGGCCATATTTGGACCTCACATCTTGGGTGGTAGTGAAGGAGAGATGCTCAGCACTTCACCCAGAACTAGACCACCGGGTAGACCTGTCAGCAGTGAGCAATACACACAATTGAACAATTTTATTAGATGGCTATTTAAAACTGCAATGGGTAACTTTGCATTCAGGTAGCTCTAGGTAGCATTAGAAATAATGCAACCTGAGTAAATTGAGCACTAAGGTATACTAACATGGCCGGTCTTTGATAGCTGAATGCCACAAGGGAGAGTTTAGTGTTTTGTAATTATAGTTTCCTCAGTTCTCACTTTGCTGCTGTTTCAGGGAcccttttcagttttttttatttatccgtTCCTGTTAGAAAACAATATACCTGCAATTGAAATCTAATAAATGGCTAAATAAGATACATCTTCCATGTGTTTAACCAGTAtgataatcaggatttttattGCAACTGGGTATCTCTGGGTAATTTAGGCTGATAGAATTGGTGTATTTTCACGTAACATTCTTGCTTGAGATGTTGAATATCAAACGCACTTTACCTCGGCTCCTTTTCCAGGTCATGGTCCTGCGATGGCCATCTTTGAACTACTAGACTACATAGTGAATGAGGTAAGATTGTATTACCTACTGATTCCACAAAGTATTTGCTGTCGTGCTTGCAACATCAGGAAGGTGACGCGATCAGATTTCAATTCGACTTTCTTCTACATTTCAGCCCCCTCCTAAACTGCCACATGGCGTCTTCACCTCTGATTTCCAGGACTTTGTGACTAAGTGGTGAGACAACATTTTAGCCTGAATACATTGTTCAGTTGTCCTTTTCACAAacgcatcttttttttttttttttcttcttggtgGATTAAGCCAGAGTTCCCTCTGAAAGATTCCTCTTTACTCTGTCATTTTCAGTCTCATCAAAAATCCAGCAGACAGGGCTGACTTGAAAATGTTGATGGTGAGTGTCCTCAGTTAGACTATGGCTTAATTTTGAATATAAGCTCCCACCTTTCTCTTTGAACATGTGCAATATCTGATCGGTTGAAGGTCTAGATTACAAAGACTAGACTAATAGAAAAACCTCAGCCAAACCACCACTAGGGTTAAACTATGTTGGCATGTATGTATGGCAAGAGTCTTTTATTCCGTTATATGATTGAGTTTTGACTACTTAATTGTAttgattgcttgttttgttgcaGAACCATATGTTTATCAAGAGGTCTGAGGTGGAGGAGGTAGACTTTGCTGGCTGGCTTTGTAAAACCATGGGGCTGAACCAACCTAGCACTCCCACGTGCACTGCAGACTAAACACACTCCCGTACACAGTATGTACATGTAATAACATGGAGAAGCTGCTGCCTAAAACCTTACGCCCACATACACACCTTGATTGCCACGTCCTCCCGCGGGCGCACCTCTGAAGTCTCCATCCGTGAAATGAACTCTACATGGACATGTAAGCCGAGAAAGATTCTGTATGTACAGCACGAGTGTGtcaattattaaaaatgttgtcACGTTTGTAATCCAACTCTTTGTTTGTTCATTGACCGCCTGACCGGGGGAATGTGTGAGTGCGGCGTACCTGCTGCTGGTTTGGGCCGGGCCGGccagctctgctgctgctgcccctCTCAGCTGGACCAGCTTGCTCTTCTGTCCTCGTCACTCTGTAACAGTTAATTTGGTGTACGTTGAAAGCACGTCGACAAACTCAACATACAAGGAGAAAAGGAAATCCGTCAATTAATTCAGGAAAAGCTGAACTGTCCAGGCAGTCTGTGTCCCTCAGCATCTCCCCCACACTGATTGACTAGCTCTGTTTCATTTCCGCTTATAGCCATGACGCCGGCAggccccacccacccacccacccaggCGCTCAATGAACAAAGAGTTGAATTATGAACGTGGCAATGTGTACATGCACActcgtattttttttttttttttccacgtcTTCTGCAAAAACATTTAGAGATATAAGAATAAGTTTATATTACTAAACGGGTTGggttatgtgtgtctgtgttagcaAGAGATGCTTGAGTCTAggatgtttttttggtttttttgcatttagtgatgtcactgatttcTACAAATGTTGACATGTCTTGAGGTGAAGCACAATGTTTAAAAGATTTTAGCGTGACTCATGTCAAAGAAAGTTGCAACCTTAAATGCACCTTCTGCTCCTTTGTACGTTGGGGGTTGTTATATTAAAGCAGCAACCCCAGCTTGTTGTGGTACCATTAGCTACACTGGGGCGGAGGCTGCCTTTGAAAATACTAGAGATTCATCCCTGGACGGTACCTGCTGTAACAAGAATGCTTTCATCTCTTGAGCAAGCTGCATCGCAACTGACTGGGCAGTCTCAGCAGAAACCAATGGTTGTTTCTTTGTATTCGCTGTAATGTAAACAGGGCATGGATTTGCCATTGAAGTGCATCCTGTGTTGCGGCAGGATTAGGGCATTCCgctccttttttgttttgttccattTGTGTACTTCCTCCTTAAAGTCACGGTCTAAAGATATATAGATGTTTTTATGGTAAAATCATCAAAAGCTTTGTCTTTAAGTCAGAAATTGTCAATAAATGGTATCTATTGTAATGACGTCTTGATTTGCTAGACTATCACTTCACTGTTTTACACTCATTTCACCAGAAGGGGGAAGCACTTGGGTACAATGCACTGAGGACTTCTGGTACAATGACTGAAGTATACTACCAACagaaatatcaaaaatatacTCACTGCGTGTGTGGTGTATTGTGTATCCATTGCTGCAACCAAGTTAACTCATGCTTATAGTGACTGAAACAGAGCAGGAAAGCCCTGCTGAATAACATTAGTCCTCCATTTAAATTACAGGCACAAGGATTCCTCTGTTTGGTTCATGTCTAGAGTAATAATGAAAGGTCTTTCCTTGAATGTCTTGTCAGCTTCAGACTGGAACTGTGTGGCCTGAGCTCAGAGAAAGATGTAGTGTTGCAGTGTGTATGGTGGCTTAAGTCTGAGCAATGTTGATGGGAGGGGGACTACTGCAGCAGAAAAACAGCAAAGTCTGCAGTCATTAATatgcaaatatgcaaatgagagGGTAATTAAGATTGGGCGTTTGTCAGTGGCTCTTTGATTGCTAATGAATTCAAATCTGCAAGAAAGGGGGAGGGGATGATGAGCTAAAAACGAGGAAAAAGAACAGGATGCTATTGTGCTTTTTCTTGCAAAAGAATTAGAAAAAGAGTGATGAGTGGTCTATAGAGTGAAAAGGCCCTATTGAACAGAAGAAAAACTGGACATTGCTGCTTTTCGACTTGAAtcggacataaaaaaaaaagacgacaaTGCCTACccaaaactaatgaaaaagaatcacaaatatgaaaataatgcCCTAAAGGAGTATAAATTCAGTTTGAGCGCCAACAGAAGCCACGGCATAAAAGAGTGGAAAACGGGGCTAGGACTTTGTGCCACGACAATTAACCGTGTACACTGTCACTGAACATTCAGCATGGAAGGCTAGAGCCGCCACAGGAAGGAAGAGAGATGTCTGCTCATTAAGAGTGATGTGGCTGACCCCTGTTGAGAGAGATGCTCAGGTATCTTGGCAGGGGGGTGTGCAGTGACAGCATGTTGTGTGTCACAAActgttatttttatatttctggcGAAAGGGGGCCTACAGTTCACGCATGAGCACACTGCTGTTATTGCTGTTTCAGTGGTCCCTTGACACTTGTACATCTTCCTCCCTAGCATGCGAAACGAGAATATGTATACaaggaataaaaacaaattaaatgtgaAGAATGGGGCAAAGCAGCTGCTCTTGTCACCTTCTAGCATAATGACTTTCTCACAATGCAGCAGCTTGGGCTGAATACTCGCCAAAACAATGCCACTGTCTGTGATACACAGTCAAAAATATTAGATTGAGTCTTGTGGGGAACAATCTAAGAAGAGAAAGCATGCCACCGTATCAGTATGATGTTCATGTTTTGAATATATACATCCAAATAGTGTCAGGATTAGTCAggattataaaaacaaacattcaaacTAACATATTTGCAGTGGGGTGTTagcagctggtgtgtgtgtgtgtgtgtgtgtgtgtgtgtgtgtgtgtgtgtgtgtgtgtgtgtgtgtgtgtgtgtgtgtgtgtgtgtgtgtgtgtgtgtgtgtgtgtgtgtgagagagagagagagagagagggggctgtATTTttcacaggaaacaggaaaccaGAAGTCATAACAGGATGCCCCAGGTTTTCATACTGTACCTGATGCGTGGGTGGCTGCATGGGGGTAACCCATTTACAAACTATATGGTGCTTGTCTAGAAGAAGAGAGAACCCAGGAAAGCGTGGGTGGAGAGTAGGGTACACACTTGGGGTGCTAGGAAAATGGAGTTCCACTCTAAATatagcttcttctttttctttttttttgtcttgcgCCTTCTTGTACAACCTTGATGTTGTTTCGCCTCCATGCTGTTCATCCTACTTTTATAAAAGGCAACAAACCAAACATTGTTTGATGTTTTGTGTAGAGCTGTGATGTTATCACTTCTATGGCAAATGCATGCACCATCTTTCCCCAGGTGTACTGTAGGAGCTTTTCAAGTGAATCTATGACATGAAACCAGTTTTGTCATAATGAGGTTGATCTGATCACACTGACTGGATGTTCCTTACCCTGTTGGAAAAAATAAAGAGCTGAGATGTTCCTTTACCTCATTTAACTGCATCTGTCTTTAACAATGCAAGTCTAAGCATGCATTGGCTGTCGTGGCtaagtaaaatatactgtaccttttatacagtgctaagcataagtgaatacacccatgctaaagttgactaaaaagagaaatacaaaattttcttttggaaattgaccTTTAATGCGTACCCTTCATAATACCTaaagattggcatggttttatttcatttaacctaatagctagtttgatttgcattgagagatgatcttatggaaagtaccccatgcaaatctctaggtatggtgaagggtatgtgatgatgtggggctattttaattccaaaggccaagggaactttatcaggatgcatagtatcctggatccatgaaataactggcttttaaaaatacaaatctgcctgcctctatttgagtttaacataggggtgtacttacttatgtcccctgtattttaaggaagaacatttatttatttacgatacattattcattcacaaagaaaattggtgacCTAAAGGTTGGATCTTTccgcattttttaaattaaggcattaggataaatttccaaaagatgatttttgtatacctctttttagtcaacttttagcatgggtgtattcacttatgcttagcACTGTACATGTATTTAATTCTAAAAGAATAATATGTTGGTAACCAGTCTTTGGTCCCACTGTTAATGACATACAGGTGTTTGCTTAAGTTGCATGTGTGCAAAGCATGCtgagagtgtgtgcgtgtttgtgaaCCACAAAGTGGATGGCTGAGTTTTCTCGTaaaggccagcacagatgttaTTTAGGTTGTTTCCCCTTAAACCAGTTGAGGTTTTCTTGAGAAAGTCTGAAAACAAACGCTGACATTAACTGCAGTCTTGTTTACATAACCACCATGGTACAACTCATGAGAAAACAGCAACCAGGCCATTTTAGTTTGATGCTGGCTCATGCAAACCCTTTTTATTACAGTTTTCCAAAGGAGCTGTACTACTTGTTTTTCTGcaactttctttctctcttctagataaaaacacacaatcatTCATTCACACATGTTGCACATCTTTTCTAACTGCCGATGTTTTTGTTCCTCCCTAAACCTAAGCTAAAACTATTTGTCAAATTGTTTTGATATATTAAAAGATGTATTCATAAAATACATATAGATTGCTATAAATGATGATTGCTATAAATACTTTTCAGGAATGTATTCATAACATTAAATAACTAGTAGCCTACACGTTTTTCTCCAACACAGGACTAAAATAAAACTAGTTGATATTAAAAAGGTATTGCGAAACATGATAGTTAATATTGCAAGATTGTACATATCAAATATTTAGCCCATTGTGGGATTTATTCACAGCAAGGTCACACCATAATCTCATGTTTATGGCCATGAATTTAGACAAACCAGGCTAATTACTATCCACCCTAAGAGAAACTTTCATATGGTCTTATCCATGTTTAGCATTACTGAGCATGGTGGACTCCCATCtctctttgacacacacacacacacatacacacacatacatacatacatacatacataaatgttTTGTAACGCAGCCACTGCTTGAGAACAAAATTAAACCCCGTAGGAACCCGTAGGCAAAATGAGACTGCCCTAAAGGATGATGATAAAATATGTTTGGCCGTCCAACTTGCCAATCAAATTTCCGTCGTATCCAATTGGTCCTCCCTCTGATATTATCGTTCCATCTTCTACTGGTTGAGGCTGTTGGGCTTTCCGCTGTCCTCATCCGCCAGTCGACATAGGTCCCCGCGAATTGCTACTCCGTTCATTTTGTGTCGTGTTTGCAGCCACAAAAGAGGTACATATTGCGGTATCTGAGATGATCGCCGTgtcaatttaattttttttttaaacctgcttTGTTTGGTTACTTCGCTTTAGCCGAGATTGGACATCGCTGATGTTTCAGCCTCCGTGTCCCTCAGTAGGCTGTGCTGCGGAGTGATACTTAACTTCATTGGAACCGACAATGTGGAGGCTGTTAAAATGTCTACTTGGAAAATGAAATGGTTACATTTTCTCTAACAATAAGGAAACGGAGCAGCAAAATAGTTATGGTTCGTGTTAGAAACGTCTTTTCAGTTTCGTGACGAAGACAACAACCAAACGAGGCGACGGAGGAGTGGTTCATATTGTCTTTTCTCATTTTCATCAAGCCCTCAGTCCGGACCACGGGGGGAAGGATCCTATCCctaactttgtttttctctctactGCGGCCGTCGATTTCTCTCTGTTGGATGCCATATAATTGAATCCAGGTAAATATATGGCTGAATATACATTCATAACAAGCATATGCATGTCAAACAGAAGTCGTCTGTCGCGTTGTTACTGGAGTAATAATCAAGTTTTAAGCGCATCGCTCAAGTTGTAACCGAGTGCCACAGCCGGGAAAAGCGGGTCTTGGATTTTCGTCCCTTCGGCCTCCGCGAGCTTGCAGCGTTATTACTATTACGAGTATTAGTAGCTTATGTGTGGTGGAAAATATTTCTTTGTTCGCTTCAGTGGTATATAACGTTACAGCACATTAGCATATCACTGAACCGAGTTAGCTCCCCCAGGATTTAGCTGTTTGTAGTACCAGTATGTCGGTTTTCTAGAAACAACGCATGAACGTTAAACGATAGACATGCGTTGTTGATTTGTTTTAGCTAACGGTGAAACATTCCTGGTTGTGGCTAAAATGGCACATTTCTCCACCTGGTATCAAGATGTTAGACGTTCACCAATATAACGTGAGATTAAGTCACTGTGCCGTCATATGTTACAttataaaacatcacattatgCAACGATAATAAAATCCTAgttaaaatgattattttttagCGTTACCTCCCTCCACCCCCGATCACCAATAACGTTATAACAAGCAACACGAATGCAGCTAAAGCATTATTTACTCCATCCTGCtttattttaaaacacatttggaacaaatgtttaaagaaaTTTTGACTTTTATTCTGATTTTATTGCGTTTTGACCGTACAGCTGAAACTTTGGTGGCTCGAGTCTTTGTGTT
It encodes the following:
- the map2k2b gene encoding dual specificity mitogen-activated protein kinase kinase 2b produces the protein MAPKRRPVPGPLKIPPAGDGLSTSINTDVASEANLEALKRILEELDLDEQQKKRLEAFLSQKAKVGELRDDDFQRVCELGAGNGGVVTKECHKSSGIIMARKLIHLEIKPAIRNQIIRELQVLHECNSPYIVGFYGAFYSDGEISICMEHMDGGSLDQVLKEAKRIPEEILGKVSIAVLRGLAYLREKHQIMHRDVKPSNILVNSRGEIKLCDFGVSGQLIDSMANSFVGTRSYMSPERLQGTHYSVQSDVWSMGLSLVELSIGRFPIPPPDAKELEAIFGPHILGGSEGEMLSTSPRTRPPGRPVSSHGPAMAIFELLDYIVNEPPPKLPHGVFTSDFQDFVTKCLIKNPADRADLKMLMNHMFIKRSEVEEVDFAGWLCKTMGLNQPSTPTCTAD